In Actinomycetota bacterium, the sequence CCGCGAGGGCCTGAGCGGGGGCTGAAGTTCGGCTGAAGAGCGTCCTGGCGCCGCGCATGCTGCGATGCGCGTCCTTACCATCCGTCCATGGCTGACGAACCGCGCGTGCTGGTTGTGGAGGACGACCAGTCCGTCCGGGAGGCGGTCGCCCTGGCGCTGCAGGACGAGGGCTACGAGACCCACGCTCTGCCGCACGGTCTGGAGGTCGAGGCCGCGACTCGGTCCTTCCTGCCAGACCTGGCCGTGCTCGACGTGCGTCTGCCGGAGGGGCCGGGGGGTCTGAGCATGGCCCGGCTGATCCGGTCGATCAGCGACATCCCGGTGATCTTCCTCACCGCAGCGGACTCGGTCGAGGATCGCCTGGCGGGTTTCAAGGCCGGCGGTGAC encodes:
- a CDS encoding response regulator, with product MADEPRVLVVEDDQSVREAVALALQDEGYETHALPHGLEVEAATRSFLPDLAVLDVRLPEGPGGLSMARLIRSISDIPVIFLTAADSVEDRLAGFKAGGD